The Episyrphus balteatus chromosome 3, idEpiBalt1.1, whole genome shotgun sequence genome segment taagattttacagtcaaaataatttattaaattaataggctttttttggactttggtaccaataacttcctagtaactctagatttgataaaaacttttaccattctgcaatcccctttggacgcgcatatttttaaaaaagttggccacctacgttcctatggattttttttataccacagaggtgcgttctttttctaacaatagttaactattgttaactatcgttaacttttgtcgttcctaaactacaaaatagttacgatttgtaactatttgacagatgaacatcgttcctaaactcgttttgaagtgtcaaatagttacaaatcgtaactatttccaactcacctccatgatgTGAGTTGAACCCTCATGAGATTtttgatgtgtcaaagtgtatgttttgtttaaaaaacaaactcaaagatttatttcctttttgaaATAAGCGGAAGTAAAAAcagagttttgtaattttttgatgaaagataatttattttgaataaaaaacaaaattttttgttataataatggataataatggaaataaaagtattctcaaaaGAAATTTAGCTGGTGGTTTGACAGACTAACAAtctctaacaataaatcgttcctaaatgatttgtaaaaaatccaacgatttctaacaatgacacttcaacaataatttttgacataacaacgatcgttgactattgttagaaaaagaacgcacctcaggtgtttgaaaatgttcataaaatatttttttttacattttgcatcgaaaaacaaatttcaaaatttttttaaagaaaagatgcaacagttttaaaaacttttaacttcttatgtagtgagccaattattgtataaaattataaaaataagaaatttataaaattcattcattcgtggttgtggttaaagaaaacgtaagatgaagaaatttaaagtacactgaaaaaaagctagtattttctaaactggttgcgatagaaactttttctatttggtttcagaacagtcaaaagtgcacctatcagtcATTtccggcttatccattttctaccggacaccctgtatgtgtattcgcgccaaattccatttgtttttgttttttgtgtcaAGTGTGACATctgacatttaaatctatgaatgtgtgagtgattctgcttctgattctgtttttaaaaccagaagagaaattctctttttttcagaatcagaactgtcagtattgcccaattgaacgcattcagattgcttttttttgcttccagattgccaattaaaaacgccatagaGTGTGCATTTTATTCTTTACGGTCGACGgcttgtcatttttttgaaaataattatggcgtttttaattggcaatctggaagcaaaaaaagcaatctgaaagcgttcaattgggcaaaactgacagttctgattctgaaaaaaagagaatttctcttctggttttaaaaacagaatcagaagcagaatcactcacacattcatagaggagcacaaaatgtttgcagcataaaaacaaatgaaatttggcgCGAATACATGTATACGTGACACAAGTCAAAGTCAGCCAATACATTCACACCAAACatcagattcttcggaataaaaaaaaactgttcaattgggattccgaatcgaagaacaattccggattgccaattaaaaacgccattataTGACGGatcatatattttttggaaaaatatgactGATATGAATCCGACCAAAATATTTGAATCTTTTGGACTAAATGGAACATGACATCAGCAAGTGTATAGACCTCCTTAAACTTCTGTCATCCAAAAATCATCTGTTATCAACTGTCATTTTTTTGGTTCCTTCTTGTCACCGATATCATCTCGTGCAGCTGAAACCGGTggtatcaataaaaatattatctattatcaaaattttaaattaaaaatatttaataaaaaaacttaataaatcaTAATGAACACTAATCTGAATATCTTGAGAAATATCTTCCTCAATGGAAAAACATCATTCTATAACGTGCCACGAAGGTTTTATGgtaatatttttgatgttgTATAAAATCcatcacatttttgtttttattatgaaaCACCAAAAATGTATCTCCTTTCATTCTTTTAAAGCTGCACCAAAACGTTTCTACAAAAACACAAATGTCCTCTACAACGATGGCAAATATGAAATAACTTTGGATcatcgaaaattaaaaacaccCAAAGGCAATCCGTTTCTATTGAAAAGTGAACCTTTGGCTATTGCCGTTGCCACTGAATTTGCTAATCAAAAAGAAACTATTGCTCAATCGTCAATGCATTTGTCGGCATTGTGTTTTACTTCAATGGATAATCCAAATCATTTGAGCAAACCTGAAATGGTTAATTATATGTTGAACTTTTTACCAACTGATACAGTTTTATATCAAACAGAGGtaagtttatttattgattgaggaggtgatttccaaaaccagctaTCGACAAACGAGATGCATGTAATTTATTAGGTCTTTTCAACTCGCGTatgattcaattaaaaataattttctaaacagGACAGAGAGAtagtaattattcaatgtcaaaaaacgacTTTATTTACTTCCAAAACAGCCTATTGAACAGCAAATGTCTTTTCCAAAATGGCCTATACAAAATGTTCCTTATCCTTTCAATAAGACctctttaatataaaaaatatcaagaagGCGTTTGATAAAATTCCACATTACCacaaaaaaggcatttattaaataaaaagaaaaaagagcttgatatttaattatgaaagtacTGAACTACAAAAAGCTTTTTAAAGATTTCAGGAAACAGTCTCCTGCGTTTGTCTCTAATATGGGTCTTAAATGAGCTGAAAGACCTCTCTAATTGAACAGAAACAAGTAGACCCGCTTTAAAACTATGGAAGTTATTCACTTCAATGTTTTTGGGGAAGTTTAGAGTTGGTGTCGCAATTAATTactgaatttatttttgttaacaatattatttattagtccctgattgaaattgaaaacaGTATTGAATTTTCTATTTGGGTTTTagagcctagtacgcagctgaagcgaaacgaaattttatatgcaaaacTTCGTTAATGAaatcttaaaagaaattaaatttgttttgtttttgcttttaaacttatagcgttttcgtttggtaattctTAGAACTGTCCGggatttttgattattttctgatattaggtctgttccagactttttgtgcactaaattaggaagtctgtcaaattaatgagagttgggagagaattctctcagtAGGAAATTAAACTACGAAAGACTGCCAAAAAGACTGGAAAAATTTGAACACCATTATGcaacacaatttcatattttatgcttaattcgataaacattaatacttttttaatgcaaaaaacaagtaaaagcgattcaatttaaaaatcactacagttcgatttgttttcttctttatttatttgtttgacaaaCGTCAACTTTTCATCTGACCGAACTCATATTTCTGCCTGAAGAAATTCTTTGggctaaatttgtcagggtggggaaattttttactctcgtgagcgctctcttctacacattttttgatgttgggaacagactctgaccaaaaataaccaaatattactaaattcggCAGTTTCAAACTGAGTGTGGAGGATATATTTTTtcgtgaatttttttatttgtatttttgttatttttttttaaatataccatCGAGTAGCAACCCGATGGTCTGAaagcgtttaaaattttgcggcACAggcgtttttctcaaaaaaattggaTAATAGAAATGAAGTTGCGGTTTTTTGcgtaaattgatttattttttagcttatctcgtgccaatttttttcaaaatttgcagactgttattattattattatattagaCACTTCGAACTAAAAGAGCAACTACGTGCGACCCAAAAGcgtattttaattcaattacatttataaaaatgtatttttgtttcttgttataaaccAAAAGACTGACATTGATAAaggtttataaataaaaaaaaaatcatgattttacCTCCAAaagcagttttttaaaaataatttaacttccaaaagaagaaataattcaaaaactgatacaaaacaaaaatcatcgtttgtccaccctatacgttaagaagatattcaaaaaataaattttgtaatgaaaaatttttcttctgTCTTTTGTCCACCTCGTGTTCTTTACATGAACCAAAAATCGTTATTTGTTCACCTTACACTAGTGTATACACTTTGGTGTATGCGTAGTTTTTGTTGGGAGTTTTGAGGACTTGAATTTTTAAGTTTCACGGAGCTTTCAAAATAGGGACCCCTTtgtgaaaaccaaaataaatagAACAACGGTTGGGGTGCCTTCGTTCTTCATAAGTATCGTAAAAATTCGGGCGACCTTGGGCGACAAGCTCAGATCTAAACTGTACCACCAATCACCATTCACCATGCGggtcatttgctgaaacgaaaattatataatttaattttattattattccagATCGAAATAAATAACTGTTTTTCAATTGACAAAGTACTCCTTcgctttgaaaacaaaaactttgtaTCAATATTCAATTGCTCGAATTCACACAAATTAAAAGACAAATTGATACTAGCAATTCAGCCATTCTTACATAAGGATTTCATTGCAACACCTCTAGAAATTGATTCTAACAGAACCAAAACACCATCAAATGTtcgaattaaatttattattcccAAAGGAaaggtaaaatatttctttgaaattctAAATCAAAATTAAGTACCTTATAAATTAAATCGTTTT includes the following:
- the LOC129917019 gene encoding ATP synthase mitochondrial F1 complex assembly factor 2-like, with the translated sequence MNTNLNILRNIFLNGKTSFYNVPRRFYAAPKRFYKNTNVLYNDGKYEITLDHRKLKTPKGNPFLLKSEPLAIAVATEFANQKETIAQSSMHLSALCFTSMDNPNHLSKPEMVNYMLNFLPTDTVLYQTEVSLFID